From a region of the Pan paniscus chromosome 19, NHGRI_mPanPan1-v2.0_pri, whole genome shotgun sequence genome:
- the LHX1 gene encoding LIM/homeobox protein Lhx1, with amino-acid sequence MVHCAGCKRPILDRFLLNVLDRAWHVKCVQCCECKCNLTEKCFSREGKLYCKNDFFRCFGTKCAGCAQGISPSDLVRRARSKVFHLNCFTCMMCNKQLSTGEELYIIDENKFVCKEDYLSNSSVAKENSLHSATTGSDPSLSPDSQDPSQDDAKDSESANVSDKEGGSNENDDQNLGAKRRGPRTTIKAKQLETLKAAFAATPKPTRHIREQLAQETGLNMRVIQVWFQNRRSKERRMKQLSALGARRHAFFRSPRRMRPLVDRLEPGELIPNGPFSFYGDYQSEYYGPGGNYDFFPQGPPSSQAQTPVDLPFVPSSGPSGTPLGGLEHPLPGHHPSSEAQRFTDILAHPPGDSPSPEPSLPGPLHSMSAEVFGPSPPFSSLSVNGGASYGNHLSHPPEMNEAAVW; translated from the exons ATGGTTCACTGTGCCGGCTGCAAAAGGCCCATCCTGGACCGCTTTCTCTTGAACGTGCTGGACAGGGCCTGGCACGTCAAGTGCGTCCAGTGCTGTGAATGTAAATGCAACCTGACCGAGAAGTGCTTCTCCAGGGAAGGCAAACTGTACTGCAAGAACGACTTCTTCCG GTGTTTCGGTACCAAATGCGCAGGCTGCGCGCAGGGCATCTCCCCTAGCGACCTGGTGCGGAGAGCGCGGAGCAAAGTGTTTCACCTGAACTGCTTCACCTGCATGATGTGTAACAAGCAGCTCTCCACTGGCGAGGAACTCTACATCATCGACGAGAATAAGTTCGTCTGCAAAGAGGATTACCTAAGTAACAGCAGTGTTGCCAAAGAGAACAGCCTTCACTCGG CCACCACGGGCAGTGACCCCAGTTTGTCTCCGGATTCCCAAGACCCGTCGCAGGACGACGCCAAGGACTCGGAGAGCGCCAACGTGTCGGACAAGGAAGGGGGTAGCAACGAGAATGACGACCAGAACCTGGGCGCCAAGCGGCGGGGACCGCGCACCACCATCAAAGCCAAGCAGCTGGAGACGCTGAAGGCCGCCTTCGCTGCTACACCCAAGCCCACCCGCCACATCCGCGAGCAGCTGGCGCAGGAGACCGGCCTCAACATGCGCGTCATTCAG GTCTGGTTCCAGAACCGGCGCTCCAAGGAGCGGAGGATGAAGCAGCTGAGCGCCCTGGGCGCCCGGCGCCACGCCTTCTTCCGCAGTCCGCGCCGGATGCGGCCGCTGGTGGACCGCCTGGAGCCGGGCGAGCTCATCCCCAACGGTCCCTTCTCCTTCTACGGAG ATTACCAGAGCGAGTACTACGGGCCCGGGGGCAACTACGACTTCTTCCCGCAAGGCCCCCCGTCCTCGCAGGCCCAGACACCAGTGGACCTACCCTTCGTGCCGTCATCTGGGCCGTCCGGGACGCCCCTGGGTGGCCTGGAGCACCCGCTGCCGGGCCACCACCCGTCGAGCGAGGCGCAGCGGTTTACCGACATCCTGGCGCACCCACCCGGGGACTCGCCCAGCCCCGAGCCCAGCCTGCCCGGGCCTCTGCACTCCATGTCGGCCGAGGTCTTCGGACCCAGCCCGCCCTTCTCGTCGCTGTCGGTCAACGGTGGGGCGAGCTACGGAAACCACCTGTCCCACCCCCCCGAAATGAACGAGGCGGCCGTGTGGTAG
- the LOC103786011 gene encoding collagen alpha-1(I) chain-like isoform X2, which yields MSWRSGYSRPAAGTARRGPPLSPPGPRLVAGPPRARPSVPGLLAQSPPRCVSPQLRRLGHCSWLLAELWKPPRLNAAPADVTAACDQSAPRGPSLNHSASPGPGECGETAFRGSVAAAPAAPRGADGGQHRAWAPSCSEHSRKVDSGGFLMGAGRPEARRRRGGRSGPGSASGEELQPWRESCEKTVIRRHLLRTKTND from the exons atgtcctggCGCAGCGGCTACAGTAGGCCGGCGGCTGGAACGGCTCGGCGCGGACCGCCGCTGTCGCCGCCCGGGCCGCGGCTCGTTGCTGGCCCTCCCCGGGCGCGTCCCTCAGTCCCTGGTCTCCTGGCCCAGTCGCCGCCCCGGTGCGTCTCTCCCCAGCTCCGGCGGCTCGGTCACTGCTCCTGGCTGTTGGCTGAGCTCTGGAAGCCCCCTCGCCTTAATGCAGCGCCCGCCGACGTCACTGCGGCCTGCGACCAATCAGCGCCTCGCGGTCCCTCTCTAAACCATTCTGCATCCCCCGGCCCGGGAGAGTGCGGGGAGACCGCGTTTAGAGGATCAGTGGCGGCGGCACCCGCGGCCCCGCGCGGCGCGGACGGCGGGCAGCACCGTGCCTGGGCCCCCTCCTGCTCCG AGCACTCTCGCAAAGTTGATTCGGGCGGTTTCCTGATGGGGGCGGGGAGACCGGAGGCGCGGCGCCGGCGCGGGGGAAGGAGTGGACCGGGAAGCGCCTCGGGTGAGGAGTTGCAACCCTGGCGAGAAAGTTGTGAGAAAACTGTGATCCGGAGACACCTTTTACGTACAAAAACAAACGACTAG